The window CTGAAATTGtgtgttttgttttgcaggAGTGGAATTCAGCAGAGGAAGAACTCATGGcaagaagggttgctcggaacGAATTGCCCGATTCTTCCGGGGACGAACTACACGTACCATTTCCAAGTGAAAGATCAAATTGGGAGTTTCATGTACTATCCAAGCACAGCTCTCCACAAGGCAAGTGGTGGATTTGGGGGAATTCATATCAACAGCCGTTTGTTAATTCCGGTCCCGTATGCCGATCCCGAGGATGAGTACACCGTAATGATCAATGATTGGTATGCCAAGACTCATAAATCTCTAAGGACTTTCTTGGAAACCGGACGCCCCCTCGGACGCCCCGACGGTGTTCTTATCAACGGCAAAGACGCTAAAGGCGACGGCAAAGACGAGCCCCTTTTCACGATGAAACCCGACAAAACTTACAAGTTCAGAATTTGCAACGCCGGGATGAAAACGACGCTCAATTTCCGAATCCAAGGACATACAATGAAACTTGTTGAAATGGAAGGTTCACATGTTGTTCAGAACATGTATGAATCTCTTGATATTCATGTTGGACAATGTTTAGCTGTTCTTGTCACAGCAAATAAAGAACCAAAAGATTATTACATGGTTGCTTCCACCCGGTTCACGAAAACCGTGCAAACCGGTAAAGGAATTATCCGCTACGCCAATGGGAAGGGGCCTGCGTCGGGAGACATGCCTCCTGCCCCTGTCGGATGGGCTTGGTCACTAAATCAATTCCGATCTTTCCGATGGAATCTCACCGCTAGTGCTGCCAGGCCTAACCCGCAAGGTTCGTACCATTACGGTGCTATTAACATCACCCGTACTATTAAGATGGATAATTCCGTCGGCAGAACCGGAGGGAAGCTTCGCTACGCGATTAACGGGATTTCCCACACTAATCCAGACACTCCTCTCAAGTTAGCTGAGTATTTCAGAATTGCTGACAAGGTTTTCAAGTATGATACAATGAAAGATGAGCCACCAGCAAGCGGGGCCGAGATCATCGTGCAACCAAATGTTCTTAATTTGACCTTCCGAAATTTCGTTGAGATTATCCTCGAGAACCCCGAGAAGAGCATCCAATCATGGCACTTGGCCGGTTATTCTTTCTTCATAGTCGCGTAAGTTATTTTTCTCTGTTTACATATACTAGGAATCGAACTCGAGCtaaagattatatattttgcaACTAATGTTCAAACACCCCCAATTCGACAAAATAACGAAAAAAACAGAATACTCGTCCCAAACATACTAAATCTGTCAGTAATTTCGTAGTACAATTACTGACAGAGTTAGCGACAGATTATTCCGTTCTTTAAAGGAAATCTGTATTTTCTTACTAAAA of the Euphorbia lathyris chromosome 7, ddEupLath1.1, whole genome shotgun sequence genome contains:
- the LOC136200994 gene encoding L-ascorbate oxidase homolog; the protein is MNVGMLMVLICLLVGAINEVKGEDPYLYFTWNVSYATISPLGTPQQVIMINNQFPGPVINSTSNNNVVVNVFNNIDEPFLITWSGIQQRKNSWQEGLLGTNCPILPGTNYTYHFQVKDQIGSFMYYPSTALHKASGGFGGIHINSRLLIPVPYADPEDEYTVMINDWYAKTHKSLRTFLETGRPLGRPDGVLINGKDAKGDGKDEPLFTMKPDKTYKFRICNAGMKTTLNFRIQGHTMKLVEMEGSHVVQNMYESLDIHVGQCLAVLVTANKEPKDYYMVASTRFTKTVQTGKGIIRYANGKGPASGDMPPAPVGWAWSLNQFRSFRWNLTASAARPNPQGSYHYGAINITRTIKMDNSVGRTGGKLRYAINGISHTNPDTPLKLAEYFRIADKVFKYDTMKDEPPASGAEIIVQPNVLNLTFRNFVEIILENPEKSIQSWHLAGYSFFIVAIEPGKWTPEKRQNYNLLDAVSRTTVQVFPKSWAAIFLTFDNSGMWNFRSEIWERTYLGQQLYVSVLSPEQSLRDEYNIPDDALLCGAVKGIPKPPPYTI